CGCTTAATCTTTTATGCTGGCTGTAAACTCGATGCATAAAACATTAAATCACCAAAGCTCTTTATCTAAACCAAAAAAAACACCTCGCAAAGCGAGGTGTTTATATAAGTATGCAAAAATTCTAACTCATAGAGACTGCAGCAAGGCAATCACAAATAAGATGAATTATTGACCTTTAACTTCTTTAAGACCGTTAAATGGTGCACGCTCACCTAGAGCTTCTTCGATGCGAAGAAGTTGGTTGTACTTAGCAACACGGTCAGAACGGCTCATAGAACCAGTTTTGATTTGACCTGCAGCAGTACCAACCGCTAGATCAGCGATAGTTGCATCTTCAGTTTCGCCAGAACGGTGAGAGATAACTGCTGTGAAACCAGCATCTTTAGCCATCTTGATTGCAGCTAGAGTCTCAGTTAGTGAACCGATTTGGTTGAACTTGATAAGGATTGAGTTAGTGATGCCTTCTTGGATACCACGAGCAAGAATCTTAGTGTTTGTAACGAATAGATCGTCACCAACTAGTTGAAGCTTGTCACCTAGAAGTTCAGTTTGGTGCTTGAAGCCAGCCCAATCTGATTCGTCAAGACCGTCTTCGATAGATACGATTGGGTATTGGTTAGCAAGGTCTTGTAGGTAGAAGTTAAACTCTTCAGAAGTGAAGATTTTGCCTTCGCCTTTCATGTTGTACTTGCCAGTTTCTTTGTCGTAGAACTCAGAAGCAGCACAGTCCATAGCAAGAGTAACGTCTTTACCAAGAACATAGCCAGCAGCTTCAACAGCTTCTTTGATTGCAGCTAGAGCAGCAGCGTTAGACTCAAGGTTAGGAGCGAAACCACCTTCATCACCAACAGCAGTGTTTAGGCCTTTCGCCTTAAGAACTTTAGCTAGGTTGTGGAATACTTCAGCGCCGATACGTAGAGCTTCTTTAAGAGTTTTCGCGCCAACTGGTTGGATCATGAACTCTTGGATGTCAACGTTGTTATCAGCGTGCTCGCCACCGTTGATGATGTTCATCATTGGTAGAGGCATAGAGAATTGACCTGGAGTGCCGTTTAGCTCAGCGATGTGCTCAAAAAGAGGCATGCCTTTAGCCGCAGCTGCAGCTTTTGCGTTAGCAAGAGAAACAGCAAGGATTGCGTTAGCACCGAACTTA
Above is a genomic segment from Vibrio gallicus containing:
- the eno gene encoding phosphopyruvate hydratase translates to MSKIVKVLGREIIDSRGNPTVEAEVHLEGGFVGMAAAPSGASTGSREALELRDGDKSRFLGKGVLKALEAVNGPIAEALAGKDAKDQAAIDQVMIDLDGTENKSKFGANAILAVSLANAKAAAAAKGMPLFEHIAELNGTPGQFSMPLPMMNIINGGEHADNNVDIQEFMIQPVGAKTLKEALRIGAEVFHNLAKVLKAKGLNTAVGDEGGFAPNLESNAAALAAIKEAVEAAGYVLGKDVTLAMDCAASEFYDKETGKYNMKGEGKIFTSEEFNFYLQDLANQYPIVSIEDGLDESDWAGFKHQTELLGDKLQLVGDDLFVTNTKILARGIQEGITNSILIKFNQIGSLTETLAAIKMAKDAGFTAVISHRSGETEDATIADLAVGTAAGQIKTGSMSRSDRVAKYNQLLRIEEALGERAPFNGLKEVKGQ